A region from the Toxotes jaculatrix isolate fToxJac2 chromosome 2, fToxJac2.pri, whole genome shotgun sequence genome encodes:
- the LOC121193693 gene encoding LOW QUALITY PROTEIN: histidine--tRNA ligase, cytoplasmic-like (The sequence of the model RefSeq protein was modified relative to this genomic sequence to represent the inferred CDS: inserted 1 base in 1 codon), whose translation MAIREKVFNTIIGCFKRHGVETIDTPVFELKETLTGKYGEDSKLIYDLKDQGGELLSLRYDLTVPFARYLAMNKITNIKXYHIAKVCRRDNPAMTRGRYREFYQCDFDIAGKYDAMIPDAECLKIVHEILSELDLGDFRIKVNDRRILDGMFAVCAVPDDKFRTICSTVDKLDKMAWEDVKKEMVNEKGLSEEAADQIGEYISMQGGMDLAERLLQDQKMSQSKQACAGLSDIKLLFSYLQLFQVTDKLVFDLSLARGLDYYTGIIYEAVLTQAGVAPVTNDNQHGANTEENVSVGSVAGEGRYDGLVGMFDPKGRKVPCVGVSIGIERIFSIMEQKAELSAEKVHTTEVQVMVASAQKNLLEERLRLVTELWNAGIKAEVMYKKSPKLLSQLQHCEESGIPLVAILGEQELKDGVVKLCNVATREEFDISRAELIAEIRRRTSEA comes from the exons ATGGCCATCAGAGAGAAAGTCTTCAACACCATCATCGGCTGCTTCAAACGCCACGGAGTAGAGACCATCGACACACCTGTTTTTGAACTAAAG GAAACATTGACAGGGAAGTATGGAGAGGATTCCAAGCTCATCTACGATCTCAAAGACCAAGGAGGAGAGCTGCTGTCCCTCAGATATGACCTCACT GTGCCCTTTGCCCGCTACCTGGCAATGAACAAGATAACCAACATCA GCTACCACATTGCTAAGGTCTGTCGCCGTGACAACCCAGCCATGACCCGTGGACGCTACCGAGAGTTTTACCAATGT gacttCGACATAGCAGGGAAGTATGACGCCATGATCCCAGACGCAGAGTGTCTGAAGATCGTCCACGAAATCCTGAGTGAGCTGGACCTCGGAGACTTCCGTATCAAG GTCAACGACAGACGCATTCTCGATGGGATGTTTGCTGTATGTGCTGTTCCAGATGACAAGTTCCGTACCATCTGTTCAACAGTGGATAAACTGGATAAG ATGGCTTGGGAGGACGTGAAGAAGGAGATGGTGAATGAGAAGGGCTTGTCAGAGGAAGCTGCCGACCAGATTGGGGAGTACATCAGTATGCA aggtgGAATGGACTTAGCAGAACGCCTCCTTCAGGACCAGAAGATGTCTCAGAGTAAGCAGGCCTGTGCTGGCCTCTCAGACATCAAGCTGCTCTTCAGCTACCTGCAGCTCTTCCAGGTCACAGACAAG CTGGTGTTCGACCTCAGTCTGGCCCGCGGCCTGGACTATTACACAGGAATCATTTATGAGGCAGTGCTGACTCAGGCAGGTGTGGCTCCAGTAACCAATGACAACCAACACGGGGCAAATACAGAGGAGAATGTCAGTGTGGGCAGCGTGGCTGGAGAGGGTCGCTACGACGGCCTGGTGGGCATGTTCGACCCAAAGGGCAGGAAAGTTCCGTGTGTGGGCGTCAGCATTGGCATCGAGAGGATCTTCTCCATCATGGAGCAGAAGGCTGAg cTCTCAGCGGAGAAGGTTCATACCACAGAGGTTCAGGTCATGGTGGCGTCTGCTCAGAAGAACCTCCTGGAGGAGAGACTCAGACTCGTCACTGAGCTCTGGAATGCTGGGATTAAG GCAGAGGTGATGTACAAGAAGAGCCCCAAACTGCTGAGtcagctgcagcactgtgaggaGTCGGGCATCCCCCTGGTGGCTATACTGGGAGAACAGGAGCTGAAGGATGGAGTGGTCAAACTATGCAACGTGGCCACCAGAGAGGAG TTTGATATTTCCAGAGCTGAGCTGATCGCTGAGATCAGGAGGAGGACCTCTGAGGCGTAG
- the LOC121193618 gene encoding dead end protein 1-like → MVEMMERKQIQVLNLERVQALETWLKTTNTKLAQVNGQRKYGGPPEGWDGPTPVARCEVFIGHIPRDAYEDLLIPLFSSVGPLWEFRLMMNFSGQNRGFAYAKYSSSVVASNAIRLLHGHMLEPGFRLSVRRSTEKRRLCVGDLPATTRQEDLLQVLRELAEGVERVSLKARPGIEGVSAIVAFSSHHCASMAKKMLVEAFKKHFALTVSVKWQSEPNVNPGDPLPAQKPPEGLLAPPPNSPGPSALPPRLASHASITPGFCRAVGGPATPPYPHPPCSSSSKGQLVSAGSPVMLLHKVCEATGVGQPLYKMYYSHAGPGGFLYFSYTVCIPRLTAPFKGLVMILPGPTVTATLEKARQAAAKQVLLRV, encoded by the exons GTGCTGAACCTTGAGCGAGTGCAGGCGCTGGAAACCTGGCTGAAAACAACCAATACAAAACTGGCTCAAGTAAATGGCCAAAGGAAGTACGGAGGCCCACCTGAAG GGTGGGACGGACCCACCCCAGTAGCCCGCTGTGAGGTCTTCATCGGCCATATTCCAAGGGATGCCTATGAGGACCTGCTCATCCCCCTGTTCAGCTCTGTGGGCCCACTGTGGGAGTTCAGGCTCATGATGAACTTCAGCGGGCAGAACCGTGGCTTCGCATACGCCAAATACAGTTCGTCGGTTGTAGCTTCTAACGCGATCCGCCTGCTGCACGGCCACATGCTGGAGCCCGGCTTCCGCCTCAGCGTCCGCCGCAGTACAGAGAAGAGACGCCTCTGTGTCGGAGACCTGCCAGCCACCACCAGGCAAGAGGACCTGCTGCAG GTCCTGCGTGAGCTGGCAGAGGGTGTGGAGAGAGTGTCTCTGAAGGCCAGGCCTGGTATAGAGGGAGTGTCAGCCATAGTGGCCTTCTCATCCCACCACTGTGCTTCTATGGCCAAGAAGATGCTGGTGGAAG CGTTCAAGAAGCATTTTGCGCTGACTGTCTCGGTCAAGTGGCAGTCAGAACCGAATGTGAACCCGGGCGATCCACTGCCTGCACAGAAACCTCCAGAAGGCCTCCTGGCGCCCCCCCCAAATTCCCCAGGGCCCTCAGCCCTGCCTCCTCGTCTGGCCAGCCACGCATCCATTACCCCGGGTTTCTGCAGGGCAGTGGGAGGACCCGCTACCCCCCCATACCCTCAccctccctgctcctcttcctccaagGGGCAGCTAGTTTCTGCAGGATCGCCAGTGATGCTCCTGCATAAGGTGTGTGAGGCGACTGGGGTTGGCCAGCCGCTCTATAAGATGTACTACAGCCATGCTGGGCCGGGTGGATTCCTGTATTTTAGCTACACAGTGTGCATCCCCAGGTTAACCGCGCCCTTCAAAGGGCTGGTAATGATCCTGCCGGGACCCACTGTGACTGCCACGCTGGAGAAAGCTCGGCAGGCTGCAGCCAAACAGGTCCTGCTGAGGGTTTAA